The Streptomyces liliiviolaceus sequence GCCCGTTCGCGCTCCTTGCGTTCCTGTACCGACATGGGCCGATCCTAGCACTGCTAGACAATCAAGCGGCAGCAGGTCTAGCGTTGCTTCATCAGCTAGCGGCACTAGATTTCTGGAGGGGTAGCAATGCTCGACGCACTTGAGGTCTTCACCACCGTGATCGTCGGCCTGATGGTGGGCGTGGAGTTCTCCGTCGCCTTCGTCATGAACCCGATCCTCAACGCCCTCCCGGAGGACAGCCGCCAACTCGGCCACGCCCACGGGGGCCGGATGCTCGGCACCCTGATGCCGTTCTGGTACGTCGGCTCGCTCGTCCTCAGCGCCCTCTGGGCCGTCGCCGGATGGCACCGGCAGGGCACGGGCCTGGTCGTCATCGCGGCCGCGCTGCTGATCCTGAGCGTGGTCATGTCGCTCCTGCTGCTCGTCCCGATCAACAACCGGAACAAGGCGTGGACCCCGGAGAACCGGCCCGCGGACTGGCAGGAGCAGCTGAACCGCTGGCTCCGCTTCCACTACATCCGCGTCGCCGTCATCATCGCCGCCTTCACGCTGCTCGTGGCCGCCCTCGCGTGACTCCTCGGACCGACACGGGCGAAAAGCTTTGGAGCAGTGCGGCATTCAGCACTGCGAACACTTCCGAAGATAAAGCGGCCGCATACTTTCAACAGATATTACTGGGCTGCATTTTCGCTCAACTGTGCATATGCGGCCCCTGTTCACGGTCCTGCTCCTAGCGTGACTGACGCAACGGGGCGGGAACAGCCCGGCCCGGCCCGCGAACGGAGACAGGTCATGGCCGATGTGGACGTATCGCTCAAAGAGTTGATGGCCGGCGTGGAGGGATCCCTGGGGGCCGCCGTCGTGGACTACACCAGCGGCCTGGCCCTCGGTGTGCTCGGCGGCGGCAAGGACCTGGACTTAGAGGTGGCCGCCGCCGGAAACACCGATGTCGTCCGCGCGCAGATGCGGACCCTGGAGCATCTCGGCCTGGCGAGCCAGATCGAGGACATCCTGATCACTCTCGACCGGCACTACCACATCATCCGGCTGGTGAACGGGCGAGGCGGCAACGGCCTGTTCCTCTACCTGGTGCTGGACAAAGCGAGGTCCAACCTGGCGATGGCTCGTCACCAGCTCAAACGAGTGGAGGAAAACCTCGCCGTCTGACCTTCCTTTCGCATGCCCTCGATGTGAAGAGTTCTGCAACTCTCGACATCCATACATGTCCATTCCGTAGGTTCCGGCGGGACGAGGTGCGACAGACTGTCCTCACAGGTGGGAGCACCGAGTCCCGTTCGGCCTCATCGCCCACGCGTAGGGAGCAGACGGCTGTGAAAGTGCCCCTCTACCAGGCCAAAGCCGAGTTCTTCCGCATGCTGGGCCATCCCGTACGCATCAGAGTTCTCGAACTGCTGCAACATGGCCCGGTCGCTGTGCGGGACCTGCTCGCCGACATCGAGATCGAACCGTCCAGCCTGTCCCAGCAGTTGGGGGTACTGCGCCGGGCGGGCATCATCGTCTCCACCCGCCAGGGCTCCACCGTCATCTACGCCCTCGCGGGAGGCGACATCGCGGACCTTCTCAAGGCCGCGCGCCGCATCCTCACCGAACTTCTCGCCGGGCAGTACGCGATCCTGACGGACGTGCAGGAGAACGAACCCTCTTCCGTTCCCCTGCCGGCCGGAAGAGAGACCTGACGTCGCCTTTCCTCGGCCGCATCTGCGGCGCCCAGCCGGTTGTCAGTGGCAGCCGACACAATGCGATCAAGCACGACGCACCCGTGGCGCCCAGCACGAGAAAAGGTCATCATG is a genomic window containing:
- a CDS encoding DUF1772 domain-containing protein, coding for MLDALEVFTTVIVGLMVGVEFSVAFVMNPILNALPEDSRQLGHAHGGRMLGTLMPFWYVGSLVLSALWAVAGWHRQGTGLVVIAAALLILSVVMSLLLLVPINNRNKAWTPENRPADWQEQLNRWLRFHYIRVAVIIAAFTLLVAALA
- a CDS encoding ArsR/SmtB family transcription factor; the protein is MKVPLYQAKAEFFRMLGHPVRIRVLELLQHGPVAVRDLLADIEIEPSSLSQQLGVLRRAGIIVSTRQGSTVIYALAGGDIADLLKAARRILTELLAGQYAILTDVQENEPSSVPLPAGRET